The following are encoded together in the Vigna angularis cultivar LongXiaoDou No.4 chromosome 9, ASM1680809v1, whole genome shotgun sequence genome:
- the LOC108346977 gene encoding uncharacterized protein LOC108346977 — protein sequence MEEYYYKRHHVPAFGSWDWNDNLPFTQCFESARQAGLLRYSYSESEDRDLYVTGDLYENDVVTPAMIVVPRRREKVRYQHEKEAKKQNWVSNVKELSSPTNPIPRPKPKPVDEDLYKISPELLYAKTRKKRGLCFFPSCLIPTCIA from the exons ATGGAA GAATATTACTACAAGAGGCATCATGTGCCAGCATTTGGGAGCTGGGATTGGAATGATAATCTTCCCTTCACTCAGTGCTTTGAGTCTGCAAGACAAGCTGGTTTGTTAAGATACAGTTATTCTGAGTCTGAAGATAGAGACCTTTATGTCACTGGGGACTTGTATGAGAATGATGTTGTCACACCTGCTATGATTGTTGTTCCTCGTAGAAGG GAAAAGGTACGTTACCAGCATGAAAAAGAAGCAAAAAAGCAGAATTGGGTGAGTAATGTGAAGGAGCTATCTAGCCCAACTAATCCAATTCCAAGACCAAAACCAAAGCCTGTTGATGAAGACTTGTACAAGATCTCACCAGAGCTACTTTATGCCAAAACTAGGAAG AAGAGAGGATTGTGCTTCTTTCCAAGCTGTTTGATACCAACATGCATTGCCTGA